Part of the Thermodesulfobacteriota bacterium genome is shown below.
CGCCACCGCGGAATAGTCCAGCGACTTCTTCAGGAACCGGTCGACATCCTTCCGGGGGCTGCCCTCTTCCGCCTCTTGAACCGCCTTCTTGAGGTATTCCTCCGCAGCATAGTATTCATGCGGGGCGGACCACTTGGCGCCGGCCTTGTCCGCTGCCTCCAACTGCTTCCGGGCATTCGCGATCGAGTTTGCCGTGGCGCATCCGGCAAGCAACGCGGCGCAGAGAAC
Proteins encoded:
- a CDS encoding DUF4398 domain-containing protein; translation: VLCAALLAGCATANSIANARKQLEAADKAGAKWSAPHEYYAAEEYLKKAVQEAEEGSPRKDVDRFLKKSLDYSAVALQSTKGGAK